The proteins below come from a single Comamonas antarctica genomic window:
- a CDS encoding aspartate aminotransferase family protein, whose product MTAFIEAASPHVMNTYGRVPIALERGQGCRVWDVNGKEYLDALGGIAVNTLGHNHPRLVPALQDQLTKLIHTSNYYHVPGQEILAKMLVERAKMTNVFFCSTGLEANEAAIKIARKYGVDKGIARPEIVVYDHAFHGRSIATMTATGNAKVRDGFGPLLDGFIRVAPNDYQALLAATEGNANITAVLMEPIQGEGGLHPMRAEYLQQVRALCDERGWLLMLDEVQAGMGRTGKWFAHQWAGIVPDVMSLAKGLGSGVPVGAVVAHGKAAEVLKPGNHGSTFGGNPFAMRAGIETIRIMEEDGLLEHAARVGEHLKAALRAKLGVLDGVVDIRGQGLMIGVELNKPCGQLIGQAAAAGLLLSVTADTVIRLVPPLILTEAEADEIVERLLPLVQAVLAA is encoded by the coding sequence ATGACCGCTTTCATCGAGGCAGCCTCGCCCCACGTGATGAACACCTATGGCCGCGTCCCGATCGCTCTGGAACGAGGCCAAGGCTGCCGCGTCTGGGACGTGAATGGCAAGGAATACCTCGATGCGCTTGGCGGCATTGCGGTGAACACCCTGGGCCACAACCACCCGCGCCTGGTGCCCGCGTTGCAGGATCAGCTGACCAAGCTCATCCACACCTCGAACTACTACCATGTGCCCGGCCAGGAAATCCTCGCCAAGATGCTGGTCGAGCGCGCGAAGATGACCAACGTTTTCTTCTGCAGCACGGGCCTCGAAGCCAACGAGGCGGCAATCAAGATCGCGCGCAAGTACGGTGTCGACAAGGGCATTGCCCGCCCCGAGATCGTCGTTTATGACCATGCCTTCCATGGCCGCTCGATCGCCACCATGACCGCCACCGGCAATGCCAAGGTGCGCGACGGCTTCGGCCCGCTGCTCGACGGCTTCATCCGCGTGGCGCCCAACGATTACCAGGCGCTGCTCGCGGCCACCGAAGGCAACGCCAACATCACGGCGGTGCTGATGGAGCCCATCCAGGGCGAAGGCGGCCTGCACCCGATGCGCGCCGAATACCTGCAGCAGGTGCGCGCGCTGTGCGACGAGCGCGGCTGGCTGCTGATGCTGGACGAAGTGCAGGCCGGCATGGGCCGCACCGGCAAGTGGTTCGCGCACCAGTGGGCCGGCATCGTGCCCGACGTCATGTCGCTGGCCAAGGGCCTGGGCTCGGGCGTGCCGGTCGGCGCCGTCGTGGCGCATGGCAAGGCGGCCGAGGTGCTCAAGCCGGGCAACCACGGCTCGACCTTTGGCGGCAATCCCTTCGCCATGCGCGCGGGCATTGAAACCATCCGCATCATGGAAGAGGACGGCCTGCTCGAGCATGCGGCCCGCGTCGGCGAGCATCTCAAGGCCGCGCTGCGCGCCAAGCTGGGCGTGCTCGACGGCGTGGTCGACATCCGCGGCCAGGGCCTGATGATCGGCGTCGAGTTGAACAAGCCCTGCGGCCAGCTGATCGGCCAGGCGGCCGCGGCCGGCCTGCTGCTGAGCGTGACGGCCGACACCGTGATCCGCCTGGTGCCGCCGCTGATCCTCACCGAGGCCGAAGCCGACGAGATCGTGGAGCGGCTGCTGCCGCTGGTGCAGGCCGTGCTGGCCGCCTGA
- the rpsT gene encoding 30S ribosomal protein S20 — protein MASAKPKKKNPRLASGRKRARQNVALNAANTSLRSKYRTAVKNVEKAVLAGDKTKASELFAKAQSVLDTIADKGIFHKNKAARDKSRLSAKVKALALAA, from the coding sequence ATGGCATCTGCTAAACCCAAGAAAAAGAACCCCCGCCTGGCATCGGGCCGCAAGCGCGCCCGCCAGAACGTCGCCCTGAACGCCGCTAACACCTCGCTGCGCTCGAAGTACCGTACCGCTGTCAAGAACGTCGAAAAGGCTGTTCTGGCTGGCGACAAGACCAAGGCATCCGAACTGTTTGCCAAGGCCCAATCCGTGCTGGATACCATTGCCGACAAGGGTATCTTCCACAAGAACAAGGCAGCTCGCGACAAGAGCCGCCTGTCCGCCAAGGTCAAGGCCCTGGCCCTCGCCGCCTAA
- a CDS encoding DUF3579 domain-containing protein, whose product MVSPNSQELFIQGLTRDGKTFRPSDWAERLAGVMSQFRPGGASPGSHLSYSPWCIPTTLNGTKCVVLHADLREHEPMAWDFVINFAKDNNLQIAEACLLPDAPPKA is encoded by the coding sequence ATGGTCTCCCCCAATTCTCAAGAACTGTTCATCCAGGGCCTGACCCGCGATGGAAAAACCTTTCGGCCCAGTGATTGGGCAGAGCGCCTGGCCGGTGTCATGAGCCAGTTCCGCCCTGGGGGAGCCAGCCCTGGCAGCCATCTGAGCTATTCGCCCTGGTGCATTCCCACCACCCTCAACGGCACCAAGTGCGTGGTGCTGCACGCCGATCTGCGCGAGCATGAGCCCATGGCCTGGGACTTCGTGATCAATTTCGCCAAGGACAACAACCTGCAGATCGCCGAGGCCTGCCTGCTGCCGGACGCGCCGCCGAAGGCCTAG